From Pelosinus fermentans DSM 17108, the proteins below share one genomic window:
- the folP gene encoding dihydropteroate synthase: MTFNVRVLGIDNLKQAEMELARINYDKTSIPVMDDKVVFRVVKLENISTKNANLLKQTFLVNGGEVAIGRSSMDLGTAYADVLLCATIKQFQMAIAQLKIEPWGLPTIAEAIERTLNNIESFPQRSYDWQHHSLKIMPRRTLIMGILNVTPDSFSDGGKYNTIDKALYHVEEMIQCGADIIDIGAESTRPYFGAEKISDEEEMNRLGPLLERVLSISTVPVSVDTYKSNVALEALNLGAHMINDIWGLQQDHNMAKVVAGYNVPIIIMHNQDTTHYQQDIMSEIYNFLQKSISIGIQAGIDPNNIIIDPGIGFGKTPEQNLIVMSRLDELRSLGCPILLGTSNKRFIGEVLGLPVEERVEGTGATVSVGIMKGSNIVRVHNVQAMARIAKMTDAMMRSDI; this comes from the coding sequence ATGACTTTTAATGTACGTGTCTTAGGAATAGATAATCTAAAGCAGGCTGAGATGGAATTAGCTAGGATAAATTATGATAAGACTAGCATTCCGGTTATGGATGATAAAGTTGTATTTAGGGTAGTAAAATTAGAAAACATTTCAACGAAAAATGCTAATCTTTTAAAACAAACATTTTTGGTTAACGGTGGAGAGGTCGCTATAGGGAGAAGCTCAATGGATCTTGGTACTGCATACGCAGATGTTTTGTTGTGTGCAACAATAAAACAATTTCAAATGGCTATTGCCCAATTGAAGATAGAACCATGGGGATTACCTACAATTGCAGAGGCTATTGAGAGAACTTTAAATAATATTGAGAGTTTTCCTCAACGCTCATATGATTGGCAGCATCATTCGCTAAAGATTATGCCAAGGCGCACTTTAATAATGGGGATTTTAAATGTTACACCAGACTCTTTCTCAGATGGCGGTAAATATAATACCATCGACAAAGCGCTGTATCATGTTGAAGAGATGATACAGTGTGGTGCCGATATTATTGATATTGGTGCTGAATCTACCAGACCCTATTTTGGAGCTGAAAAAATATCAGATGAAGAAGAAATGAATCGATTAGGTCCCTTATTAGAACGAGTCTTATCGATATCTACAGTGCCTGTTTCGGTGGATACATACAAATCCAACGTTGCGCTGGAGGCGTTAAACTTGGGGGCTCATATGATCAATGATATATGGGGACTGCAGCAAGATCATAATATGGCGAAGGTAGTAGCTGGGTACAATGTGCCTATTATTATCATGCATAATCAAGATACTACACATTATCAGCAAGACATTATGTCAGAAATATATAATTTTTTACAAAAGAGCATCTCTATAGGCATTCAAGCAGGCATTGATCCTAACAACATTATTATTGATCCGGGTATTGGATTTGGGAAGACGCCGGAACAAAATTTGATAGTAATGTCTCGTTTAGATGAGTTAAGATCATTAGGCTGTCCTATATTACTAGGTACTTCCAATAAAAGATTTATTGGTGAAGTGTTAGGCCTGCCAGTAGAAGAACGGGTAGAAGGGACAGGCGCTACCGTGTCTGTTGGAATAATGAAGGGCAGTAATATTGTTCGTGTACACAATGTACAAGCAATGGCTAGAATAGCAAAAATGACAGATGCGATGATGAGGAGTGATATATGA
- the ligD gene encoding non-homologous end-joining DNA ligase translates to MQLIKPMLAKPAKLPLDDAQYSFEIKWDGIRAMLYYNAEQLTIRSRNLNDITHQYPELQQLKKKLTGQKIILDGEIITFDKKGLPSFPILQQRMGLSSLTAIHRKMLETPVTYIIFDILYFNQSLLELSYTKRRSLLESLQLSDANWQTPAYQQGSGKEILAAASALNLEGIIAKRLNSTYIPGARNEDWLKIKNQYRQELVIGGWLPGQGQRSGGIGSLLLGYYDRTLQEAKKENKPQHFLYAGKVGTGFTKNILHNLHTLLIPLHRNTSPFTTNEFPNTTVFVEPRLVGEFEFTEWTPNNTLRHPSFKGLRNDKAAHDVVQETKIRTL, encoded by the coding sequence ATGCAATTAATTAAACCTATGTTAGCCAAACCTGCTAAATTGCCACTTGATGATGCTCAATACAGTTTTGAGATCAAGTGGGACGGAATCCGTGCAATGCTTTACTATAATGCAGAACAATTAACCATAAGAAGCCGCAATTTAAATGATATTACACATCAATATCCAGAACTTCAGCAATTGAAAAAGAAATTAACTGGGCAAAAAATTATACTTGATGGAGAAATTATTACTTTTGATAAGAAAGGCCTACCTTCCTTTCCTATCTTACAACAACGCATGGGTCTTAGTTCCCTTACCGCTATCCATAGGAAAATGCTAGAAACACCTGTAACCTATATTATCTTCGATATTCTCTACTTTAACCAATCCCTATTAGAGCTTTCCTATACAAAACGCCGATCGCTTTTAGAAAGCTTGCAGCTTTCAGATGCCAATTGGCAGACTCCAGCTTATCAACAAGGCAGCGGTAAAGAAATACTAGCCGCAGCCTCTGCTTTAAACCTAGAAGGTATTATTGCTAAACGCTTAAACAGCACCTATATTCCTGGAGCACGCAATGAAGATTGGCTTAAAATAAAAAATCAGTACCGTCAGGAATTAGTAATTGGTGGCTGGCTGCCTGGTCAAGGTCAACGTTCTGGAGGAATCGGTTCCCTGCTATTAGGCTATTATGATAGGACTCTCCAGGAAGCTAAAAAAGAAAATAAACCGCAACACTTTCTTTATGCCGGAAAAGTGGGTACAGGCTTTACTAAAAATATACTTCATAACCTGCATACCTTGCTTATTCCTCTGCATCGCAATACTAGCCCTTTTACCACAAATGAATTTCCTAATACGACCGTGTTCGTAGAGCCTCGTTTAGTCGGCGAATTTGAATTCACAGAATGGACACCGAATAACACCCTTCGTCATCCGTCATTTAAAGGTCTACGAAATGACAAAGCTGCCCATGATGTAGTACAAGAAACAAAAATACGAACTCTATAA
- a CDS encoding B12-binding domain-containing radical SAM protein, translating into MKVVLSTLNAKYIHSSLALKYLKMACNIVNSEIVVKEYTINNDLLVILSDIYSEKPDIIGLSCYIWNIDMTLKLAGLLKKVLPKVVIILGGPEVSYDPLDVMKRNIGIDYVVQGEGEDTLRALLTALTSNTTIHTIEGLSFRQKEEIIVGKPQIIGIINTIPFPYRDSDMEQLKDKIIYYESARGCPFSCQYCLSSASSGVRFLNLDRVYKELEFFIRHNVRQVKFVDRTFNAKKEHYLPILRFLATQDCRTNFHFEIAVDLLDDEVLTFLKDVPVGRFQFEIGIQSTYEPTLNKISRHNNWSKIVENVTGIISNQNIHVHLDLIVGLPYEGYMQFEQSFNDVYQLGPHMLQIGFLKMLKGAGLRNIANECGYVFLDEAPYEVLSNDSLTYGEVRKLKIVEEVFNQVYNTGRFKYTLDFLIRLHGGNAFRFYHDLSTYWEEEQLHLVAHSNKSIFKYLLDFCSIHHEKEISVCQEFLKFDALMSEKGTIQPEFLSWNQDQWIEEKNEFWRNANVVRNYIPDYIFTTWRDLKKKYRIEVFSIDLLEYIKQPGKISYKKKPILFSYGQDNTQYQYIACDDFKKIEGRDYHAL; encoded by the coding sequence GTGAAAGTAGTTTTATCAACGTTGAATGCGAAGTATATTCATTCATCATTAGCTTTGAAATATCTAAAAATGGCTTGTAACATAGTAAATTCTGAGATTGTGGTAAAAGAATATACAATTAATAATGATTTACTTGTTATCTTGAGTGATATCTATAGTGAAAAACCTGATATTATTGGGTTGTCCTGTTATATATGGAACATTGATATGACTTTGAAATTGGCTGGACTGCTTAAGAAAGTATTACCTAAAGTGGTTATTATATTGGGAGGACCAGAAGTATCTTATGATCCTTTGGATGTGATGAAAAGAAATATTGGGATTGATTATGTGGTGCAAGGAGAAGGAGAAGACACTCTTCGGGCGTTATTGACAGCACTAACCTCTAATACAACGATTCATACTATTGAAGGTTTGTCATTTCGGCAAAAGGAAGAAATTATTGTAGGCAAGCCGCAAATTATTGGAATTATAAATACAATACCCTTTCCTTATCGTGATAGTGATATGGAGCAGCTAAAAGATAAAATCATTTATTATGAAAGTGCCCGAGGATGTCCTTTTTCTTGTCAATATTGTCTATCAAGTGCTAGCTCAGGTGTACGTTTTTTAAATTTAGATCGTGTATACAAAGAATTAGAATTTTTTATTAGACATAATGTAAGGCAAGTCAAATTTGTTGATCGGACTTTTAATGCTAAGAAAGAACACTATTTACCTATATTACGTTTTTTAGCAACGCAAGATTGTCGTACTAATTTTCATTTTGAAATTGCTGTTGATCTTCTAGATGATGAGGTATTGACATTTTTAAAAGACGTACCTGTAGGAAGATTTCAATTTGAAATTGGTATTCAATCTACTTATGAACCTACACTTAATAAAATTTCTAGGCATAATAATTGGTCTAAAATCGTTGAAAATGTAACGGGTATTATTTCAAATCAAAATATACATGTACATTTAGACTTAATTGTAGGACTACCTTACGAAGGTTATATGCAGTTCGAGCAGTCATTTAATGATGTCTATCAACTAGGACCACATATGCTGCAAATCGGTTTTTTAAAAATGTTAAAAGGAGCTGGGCTTCGTAATATTGCCAATGAATGCGGCTACGTATTTTTGGATGAAGCACCTTATGAAGTATTAAGTAATGATAGTCTAACTTATGGGGAAGTAAGAAAGCTTAAAATAGTAGAAGAAGTTTTTAATCAGGTGTATAATACAGGGCGCTTCAAGTATACGTTAGATTTTTTAATTCGATTGCACGGCGGCAATGCTTTTCGTTTTTACCACGATTTATCCACCTATTGGGAAGAGGAACAGCTGCATTTAGTCGCTCATAGTAATAAGTCAATCTTTAAATACTTATTAGATTTTTGTTCGATTCACCATGAAAAAGAAATAAGCGTATGTCAGGAATTTTTAAAGTTTGATGCTCTTATGAGTGAGAAAGGCACAATACAACCAGAGTTTTTGTCTTGGAATCAAGATCAATGGATAGAAGAAAAGAATGAGTTTTGGCGCAATGCAAATGTGGTGCGTAACTACATACCTGATTATATCTTCACTACTTGGCGGGATCTTAAAAAGAAATATCGTATTGAAGTTTTTTCAATTGACCTACTGGAATACATAAAACAGCCAGGTAAGATTAGTTACAAGAAAAAGCCCATACTCTTTTCCTATGGACAGGATAATACTCAATATCAATATATTGCATGTGATGACTTTAAGAAAATTGAAGGGCGGGATTATCATGCGTTATAA
- the ligD gene encoding non-homologous end-joining DNA ligase, producing the protein MPNQTVMEINKLNVALSNLDKVFYTASNFTKAQVIDYYIRIAPVLLPHLTGRPLTLKRYPNGATAKFFYQKECPSFRPNWLSTVPVWSESKKRSINFCLAQDLPSLIWAVNLAAIELHTSLSRSDDILRPTMLVFDLDPGHPATIVHCAEVALMLHRILLENNLKSFPKTSGSKGMQVYIPLNTRTITYTQTKEFAHTLAKILEQQNPSLVVSKMKKDLRKGKIFIDWSQNDDHKTTVCVYSLRAKKYPTVSTPVTWEEVEAAYLQQAPDLLSFTTDQVLERVQTMGDLFAPVLEVQQTLPNLNIKKMV; encoded by the coding sequence ATGCCTAATCAGACTGTCATGGAAATTAACAAACTGAATGTAGCGCTTTCCAACTTAGACAAAGTTTTTTATACTGCCAGTAATTTTACAAAGGCACAAGTAATTGACTACTATATCCGTATTGCACCTGTTTTGCTTCCTCACCTTACAGGTCGCCCACTTACTCTTAAGCGTTACCCTAATGGGGCAACAGCAAAGTTTTTTTATCAAAAAGAATGCCCATCCTTCCGCCCCAATTGGTTATCAACCGTACCGGTGTGGAGTGAAAGCAAGAAACGCAGCATCAACTTTTGTCTCGCCCAAGATCTGCCATCACTGATCTGGGCTGTCAATTTAGCTGCCATTGAACTTCATACTTCCTTATCACGCTCTGACGATATACTCCGACCTACCATGTTAGTCTTCGACCTCGATCCTGGTCACCCAGCAACAATTGTACATTGCGCTGAGGTAGCTCTTATGCTACATAGGATTTTATTAGAAAATAACCTTAAAAGCTTTCCTAAAACATCTGGTTCAAAAGGCATGCAAGTCTATATACCTCTTAATACACGGACGATAACCTATACCCAAACTAAAGAATTTGCCCATACACTCGCAAAAATATTAGAACAACAGAATCCTTCCCTTGTCGTATCTAAAATGAAAAAAGATTTGCGCAAAGGAAAAATTTTTATAGACTGGAGCCAAAATGACGATCATAAAACGACGGTTTGTGTCTACTCTCTACGAGCAAAAAAGTACCCTACCGTATCTACTCCAGTGACTTGGGAAGAAGTAGAAGCAGCGTATCTACAACAAGCTCCTGATCTGCTCTCTTTCACTACCGATCAAGTATTAGAAAGAGTCCAGACAATGGGTGACTTGTTTGCACCTGTTCTTGAGGTTCAGCAGACACTGCCGAACCTCAATATCAAGAAAATGGTCTGA
- a CDS encoding TIGR01212 family radical SAM protein (This family includes YhcC from E. coli K-12, an uncharacterized radical SAM protein.) — translation MRYNAYSDFLRQRYGEKVYKLPVSLPVTCPNRDGSCGQGGCVFCGEIGAGYENLPASMTVAMQIAANRVHIAAKYKAKKFIPYFQNFSNTYLPVQQLEQYVYEACQEDVVSIALATRPDCVNDQYLEMLSKISQEKNIDFSIELGLQTVNYHSLKKVNRGHTLAEFLDATLRIKKHNIEVCAHIILNLPWDDELDVIESAKVLSAMGVNQVKLHALYIVKDTTMADWYQKGEINLISKDEYVERVVTFLEYLHSDIAVQRLIGRAPEKNTLFTNWQTGWWKIRDDIEKTLVDRDTWQGKRCDYLNGSAVQKFL, via the coding sequence ATGCGTTATAACGCTTATTCAGATTTTCTTCGCCAACGTTATGGTGAAAAGGTATATAAATTGCCTGTCAGTTTACCTGTTACTTGCCCTAATCGTGATGGCAGTTGTGGACAGGGAGGATGCGTATTTTGTGGCGAAATTGGTGCTGGATATGAAAACTTACCTGCTTCCATGACCGTAGCAATGCAAATTGCAGCAAATCGTGTTCATATTGCAGCCAAATATAAAGCAAAAAAATTTATTCCTTACTTTCAAAATTTTAGTAACACCTATCTGCCAGTGCAGCAGCTTGAGCAGTATGTTTATGAAGCTTGTCAGGAAGATGTAGTGAGTATTGCGTTGGCAACTCGACCAGATTGTGTGAATGATCAATATCTAGAAATGTTGTCAAAGATTAGCCAAGAAAAAAACATTGACTTTAGCATTGAATTGGGACTTCAAACCGTAAATTATCATTCCTTAAAGAAAGTAAATAGAGGACATACATTAGCCGAATTTCTGGATGCAACATTAAGGATTAAAAAGCATAATATTGAAGTTTGTGCTCATATCATATTGAATTTACCTTGGGATGATGAACTGGATGTAATTGAAAGTGCCAAAGTATTGTCAGCTATGGGAGTCAATCAGGTAAAGCTTCATGCATTGTATATTGTAAAAGATACAACAATGGCTGACTGGTATCAAAAAGGCGAAATAAATCTAATTTCAAAAGATGAATATGTAGAAAGAGTAGTAACCTTTTTAGAATATTTACATTCCGATATCGCAGTGCAGCGCTTAATCGGTCGAGCTCCAGAGAAAAACACTTTATTTACGAATTGGCAGACAGGTTGGTGGAAAATTCGTGATGATATTGAGAAGACATTGGTAGATCGCGATACTTGGCAAGGGAAGCGCTGTGATTATCTCAATGGTAGTGCTGTACAAAAATTTCTTTAA
- the pepF gene encoding oligoendopeptidase F — protein sequence MFKMLRVLPLSLTRIKYSNTSGGAATDEASHVPPRSEIPDQYKWHLEDIYANDELWQQDFNTLKSSLKEITQYAGTLKNSSQDLLACLKERDELGIISGRLYAFARMHKDENTSDTKYQGMTGKLESLLAEAGAATAFIEPEILALPDETLTTFRQQEDGLKEYSFYFDNLARQKEHVLSPKEEAILSRISDITQASENTFNMLAHADMEFPQTIDEQGQMVQLSEGRYSLFIRSSDRNVRQQAFNNLFTTYNHYRNTFASTLSGNVKQNVFYAKTRNYSSTLESALKGDNVPTEVYDNLIATVRKNLAPLHRYVALKKKFLQLTDIHMYDLYTPLVKEVNFPFPYEEGLKLVCTALKPLGSEYAQILDKGLTSGWIDVYENKGKQTGAYSWGNYGTHPFVLLNYNNRYDDASTLAHEMGHAIHSYYSQENQPYATSSYTIFCAEVASTTNEILLLHHMLNTTTDKNIKLYLINQYLEQVRATVYRQTMFAEFEKMIYEISEEGETLTADSLDTLWHDLNVAYYGSNIVVDKELDIEWARIPHFYSEFYVYQYVTGYSAATTLADKILKEGQPAQEKYINFLKSGGSDYSLNILKQAGVDMSSPKPIEITLNNFSTMLDQMEKLLTQ from the coding sequence ATGTTTAAAATGCTACGAGTCCTTCCACTATCTCTTACTAGAATTAAGTACAGCAATACTAGCGGTGGCGCCGCTACTGACGAAGCCTCCCATGTGCCGCCTCGCAGTGAAATACCCGATCAATATAAATGGCATCTAGAAGATATTTATGCGAACGATGAGCTTTGGCAGCAAGATTTTAATACCTTAAAGAGCAGTTTAAAAGAAATCACTCAATATGCTGGTACATTAAAAAACTCATCTCAAGATTTATTAGCGTGCCTTAAAGAACGGGATGAACTTGGTATAATCAGCGGCAGATTATATGCCTTTGCCCGTATGCATAAAGATGAAAATACATCGGACACCAAATATCAAGGGATGACGGGAAAACTAGAATCATTACTGGCAGAAGCAGGTGCAGCTACTGCGTTTATTGAACCTGAAATTTTGGCTTTGCCTGATGAAACATTAACCACATTTCGTCAGCAGGAAGACGGATTAAAGGAATATAGTTTTTACTTTGATAATCTTGCCAGACAAAAAGAACATGTGTTATCTCCTAAGGAAGAAGCCATCTTATCCAGGATTTCAGACATTACACAAGCATCTGAAAATACCTTTAATATGTTAGCACATGCAGATATGGAATTTCCACAAACAATCGATGAGCAAGGCCAAATGGTACAATTAAGCGAGGGACGTTATAGTCTATTTATCCGTTCCAGCGACCGAAATGTTCGTCAACAAGCTTTTAATAATTTGTTTACTACTTACAACCACTACCGCAATACCTTTGCTTCTACATTAAGTGGAAATGTGAAACAAAATGTTTTTTATGCAAAGACCCGTAATTATTCCTCCACATTGGAATCTGCTTTAAAGGGTGACAATGTACCAACGGAGGTGTATGATAATTTAATAGCTACTGTCCGCAAGAATCTTGCCCCCTTGCATCGTTATGTCGCTCTTAAGAAGAAATTTCTGCAGTTAACTGACATTCATATGTATGATTTATATACTCCCCTAGTTAAAGAGGTAAATTTCCCCTTTCCTTATGAGGAAGGGTTGAAACTAGTTTGTACGGCTCTTAAGCCTCTAGGTTCAGAATATGCCCAAATTCTAGATAAAGGCTTAACTTCTGGATGGATCGATGTTTACGAAAATAAGGGAAAACAGACAGGTGCCTATTCCTGGGGAAATTATGGAACCCACCCTTTTGTATTACTCAATTATAATAATCGCTATGATGATGCCTCAACATTGGCTCATGAAATGGGGCATGCCATTCATAGTTATTACAGTCAAGAAAATCAGCCTTATGCCACTTCATCTTATACGATTTTTTGTGCCGAAGTTGCTTCCACTACCAATGAAATACTCCTATTACATCATATGCTTAATACCACAACAGATAAGAACATAAAACTCTATCTCATCAATCAGTATTTAGAGCAAGTACGAGCTACCGTTTACCGTCAAACTATGTTTGCTGAATTTGAAAAAATGATTTATGAAATATCCGAAGAAGGTGAAACTCTCACAGCAGATAGTCTCGATACGTTATGGCATGATCTTAACGTAGCCTACTATGGTTCCAATATCGTTGTTGACAAAGAATTAGACATCGAGTGGGCAAGAATTCCACATTTTTACTCAGAATTTTATGTGTATCAATATGTTACAGGCTATTCTGCTGCCACAACCTTAGCGGATAAAATACTTAAGGAAGGTCAGCCAGCTCAAGAAAAATATATTAATTTTCTAAAAAGCGGTGGTTCTGATTACTCCCTCAATATTTTAAAGCAGGCTGGCGTTGATATGTCTTCACCAAAACCAATTGAAATAACATTAAATAATTTCTCTACCATGCTGGATCAAATGGAAAAGCTATTAACACAATAG
- a CDS encoding Ku protein produces the protein MARPMWSGTISFGLVNIPIKLFNAVKKKTLQFHQLRKSDGCRIKLKRVCSNDGNEVPKEEIVKGFEVSPEQYVILSPEEMENVYPKSSRRIEIADFVDLEQIDPIYFEHSYYLTPDKGMEKAYSLLLIAMKKSQKTAIASFVLRNKQYIAAIRPTNNVITLSTMFFSDEIISQENLEDLPTEEHQPNERELSIALQLIESLSSSFTPEKYHNEYREKLLSMIESKAEGQVITQQPIIEQGGKVVDLMAALEASLSALKKKTPTKTRRKKAHA, from the coding sequence ATGGCCAGACCGATGTGGAGTGGCACGATCAGCTTTGGATTAGTCAATATACCAATCAAATTATTCAATGCTGTTAAAAAGAAAACACTACAATTTCATCAACTACGTAAAAGTGACGGCTGTCGTATCAAACTCAAGCGTGTTTGCAGCAATGACGGTAATGAAGTGCCAAAAGAAGAGATTGTCAAAGGTTTTGAAGTTTCACCAGAACAATATGTCATCCTATCTCCAGAAGAAATGGAGAACGTGTATCCAAAAAGTTCGCGTCGAATTGAAATTGCCGACTTTGTAGATTTAGAGCAAATTGATCCTATTTACTTTGAACATTCTTATTATCTTACTCCCGATAAAGGGATGGAAAAAGCCTACTCCCTCCTCCTGATTGCAATGAAAAAATCACAAAAAACAGCAATCGCCAGCTTTGTCCTGCGTAATAAGCAATATATTGCTGCCATTCGTCCAACTAACAATGTTATCACTTTGTCAACCATGTTCTTTTCCGATGAAATCATTTCTCAAGAAAACTTAGAAGATCTGCCAACTGAAGAGCATCAGCCAAATGAACGAGAACTTAGCATTGCATTACAGCTAATTGAATCTCTTTCAAGTAGTTTTACCCCTGAAAAATATCATAATGAATATAGAGAGAAGCTATTATCCATGATAGAAAGTAAAGCAGAAGGTCAAGTGATTACCCAGCAACCGATTATCGAACAAGGTGGAAAAGTCGTTGATTTAATGGCAGCACTGGAAGCAAGCTTATCGGCTTTAAAGAAGAAAACGCCTACTAAAACCAGGAGGAAAAAAGCACATGCCTAA
- a CDS encoding N-acetylmuramoyl-L-alanine amidase family protein, producing MRIVIDGQKVPVNVRVSRDLLMTLKAMSQTLHWRITYDTANELVYIYSPNYVAPGSLDRPAPVIDEPESQRLLGKIICLDAGHGGNDPGAIGPSGTMEKDNTLAITLLLRDMLENNGATVVLTRDSDRNVSLPDASDGEELAARVEIAKDSNADIFISIHNDSFTGNTAVGTTTFHYGDPQSIKLAALVQKNLVTELGTKDHSSRFASFYVIRYTKMIAILIQAAFISNPEEEVLLSSIDGRTKIAESIFQGIVNFYKV from the coding sequence ATGCGGATAGTCATAGATGGACAAAAAGTACCTGTTAATGTCCGAGTTAGTAGAGACTTATTAATGACACTAAAAGCGATGTCACAAACACTTCATTGGCGGATCACTTATGACACAGCCAATGAATTAGTGTATATTTACTCCCCTAATTATGTAGCCCCTGGATCTTTAGATCGTCCTGCACCAGTAATCGATGAACCCGAAAGTCAACGTTTATTGGGCAAAATCATCTGTCTTGATGCTGGGCATGGCGGAAACGATCCTGGCGCTATTGGTCCATCCGGAACAATGGAAAAGGATAATACATTAGCAATCACATTACTTTTGCGGGATATGCTAGAAAACAATGGCGCAACAGTAGTACTGACTCGTGACAGTGATCGCAATGTGTCTTTGCCTGATGCTTCCGATGGAGAAGAACTTGCTGCCCGAGTAGAAATTGCCAAAGATTCAAATGCTGATATCTTCATCAGTATACACAATGATTCCTTTACCGGCAACACAGCTGTAGGGACCACTACTTTTCATTATGGTGATCCCCAATCCATTAAATTAGCTGCTCTTGTACAGAAAAATTTAGTAACAGAGCTAGGAACTAAAGACCATTCATCTCGATTTGCAAGTTTTTATGTTATCCGCTATACAAAAATGATCGCTATTTTAATCCAAGCAGCCTTTATTTCAAACCCAGAGGAAGAAGTTCTACTATCGAGTATTGATGGTAGAACGAAAATAGCTGAAAGTATTTTTCAGGGCATCGTAAACTTTTATAAAGTATAA
- the folB gene encoding dihydroneopterin aldolase — translation MMKDTILLENMVFYGFHGVYEYEREQGQRFYVDAQIHADLSEAAKTDKLTDTIDYTMIYSQIKDVMENQRFQLLEAVGGHIAELILKTSIATNVTIRIRKPAVPIPGPLNFVQVEISRSK, via the coding sequence ATGATGAAGGATACAATACTATTAGAGAATATGGTGTTTTATGGGTTTCATGGTGTTTATGAATATGAACGTGAACAAGGGCAGCGTTTCTATGTGGATGCCCAAATACATGCGGATCTAAGTGAGGCAGCTAAAACGGATAAGCTCACTGATACAATTGACTATACGATGATTTACTCTCAAATCAAAGACGTTATGGAGAATCAAAGATTCCAACTATTAGAAGCAGTTGGCGGACATATTGCAGAATTAATTTTAAAGACAAGCATTGCTACGAATGTTACTATAAGAATTCGCAAGCCTGCTGTACCCATCCCTGGACCGCTAAATTTTGTTCAGGTAGAAATCAGCCGGAGTAAATAA
- a CDS encoding zinc ribbon domain-containing protein — MTYSGFKYCPFCGEELPQNHMMKFCPFCGKKSSLNDKIALEVAQHEVIKEKTLSKNVDREKKIKNEIYMRDTLLQQMDDEYYSIILKYTTDRMSLIKVLEKILVRSAFAVRLAVDNMPSLIIYKAKREDIVNLHTAFVQGQASVSIIPGEFNNNPSLKELFPMFGKLNLQMRKDIESLPMKLWIGDQIINVFPIKYGESKKGILVITNKNIYIIYKYAVMTEFRWLVISYTLLLKVVKDNKSLEFIYKNNKVERIEFITNRELVEAFEAIEHVV, encoded by the coding sequence ATGACGTATAGTGGCTTTAAATATTGTCCTTTTTGTGGTGAAGAGTTGCCGCAAAATCATATGATGAAATTCTGTCCCTTTTGTGGAAAAAAATCTTCACTAAATGATAAGATAGCTTTAGAGGTTGCTCAACATGAAGTTATAAAAGAAAAGACGTTATCAAAGAATGTTGACCGAGAGAAAAAGATAAAGAATGAGATTTACATGAGGGATACCTTACTACAACAAATGGATGATGAATATTATAGTATTATATTAAAGTATACGACAGATAGAATGAGTCTAATAAAAGTTTTAGAAAAGATACTAGTGAGGAGTGCCTTTGCCGTTCGCTTGGCTGTGGATAATATGCCAAGTCTTATTATCTATAAGGCTAAAAGAGAAGATATTGTAAACTTACATACTGCTTTTGTCCAAGGTCAAGCAAGCGTTAGTATCATTCCCGGTGAATTTAATAATAATCCTTCATTAAAAGAATTATTTCCCATGTTTGGTAAGTTGAATTTACAAATGCGAAAAGATATTGAAAGCTTGCCAATGAAATTGTGGATAGGCGATCAAATTATCAATGTCTTTCCTATAAAATATGGGGAAAGTAAAAAAGGGATTTTGGTTATAACGAATAAAAATATATACATTATATATAAATATGCGGTTATGACAGAATTTCGATGGTTGGTAATATCCTATACATTATTATTGAAAGTTGTGAAAGACAATAAATCTCTTGAGTTCATTTATAAGAACAACAAAGTAGAACGCATTGAGTTTATTACTAATCGGGAATTAGTTGAGGCTTTTGAAGCAATTGAACATGTAGTATGA